The nucleotide window ATGCCCTCGCCGAAGTAGACGTTGAACGGCACGTCGATGCCGGCGTTGATCATCAGCGCGCTACCCACCGGGATGCCCACCACGAACGCTACCGGCAGCGCCATGCCGAACATCGTGTTCCCTCGGGGGAAGTAGACGAACGGACCCGGCTGGAAGGTGATGCCGAAGGCCACCTTGTCCGTCCGGGCGATCATCACGCGCAGCCAGCCCTGGAGCTTGAGGCCCGCGTCGGACGCGTCCACCAGGCCCTCACGGCCCCAGTTGAAGCTGAACTTGCCGCCGATATCGACGTTGTCCGAGCCGCCGTGCAGCAGGCCCAGCGACAGGCCTGGGTAGCCAATCTGCGCGCTGAACACGTTGCGGCCGGAGCCGACGGTCTCCGCCGCCAGCAGGGACCAGCCCTGACCACGAGCCATCGCGGTGCCGGGGACGGCCAGGAGCACGGCCAGGAGGAAACCAGGAATCAAGCGCTTCACGAGGTTCCTTTCAGCAAAGGGCCACGGCACGGGAGCCACGACCCTGTGGGTTGAGTTGAAGGGTGATTCAGGACTCAGGCCGGCTGGCCGCGCTCGCGGGCCAGGGCCAGGAAGGCGTCGATGAGGGCGGCCAGCTTCGCTTCCGCGCGCTGGCGGGCCTGGGGGAGCGGCTCGCCGGGGGCGGGCGTCTCCTTGTGCTCGAAGTAGTATTTGATCTTCGGCTCGGTGCCGGAGGGGCGCAGGGTGACGCGGCCGCCGCCCTCCAGCACGAAGGCGACGACGTTGGACGGGGGCAGGCCGCCCTCGCCCTTCTCGTAGTCGCGCACGCTGCTCACCGGGGTGCCGCCGATGTTCGCGGGCGGCGACGCGCGGAAGGCCTGCATGATGGCGCGGATGGTCTGCGCACCGGCGGCGCCCGGGAGCGTCACGTTGCGCTGGGCGCCCACGTGCAGGCCGAAGCGGCGCTGGATCTCTTCCAGGTAGCCCAGGATGGTGGTGCCGCGCGCCTGGCACCACGCGGCCATGTCAGCGACGACCAGGGCCGCGCCCACGCCGTCCTTGTCGCGCGTGGCGGTGCCCACGGTGTAGCCGAGCGCCTCCTCGTAGCCGAAGACGAACTGCGTGCCTTCCTTCGCCGTGCGCTCCAGCGCGCGGTTGGCGATCCACTTGAAGCCGGTGAGGACCTCGTCGTACGCGGCGTCCAGCCCGCGCGCGATTTCGCCCAGCTGCGTGGAGGACACGATGGTGGTGACGACGTGCGGGCGCGCGCGCTTCGTCCCCTGCGTGAGGACGTAGTGGCCCAGGAGCACGCCCACCTCGTTGCCGGTGAGCAGGCGCAGCTTCCCGGAGGCATCCCGCGCCATCACCGCCAGCCGGTCCGCGTCCGGGTCGTTGGCCAGAACCACGTCCGCCTTCACGCGGTCCGCGGTGGCGATGGACAGGTCCATGGCGCCCGGCTCTTCGGGATTGGGGAAGCGCACGGTGGGGAAGCGGCCGTCGGGCTGCTGCTGCTCGGCCACCGGCGTGACGCGCGGGAAGCCCGCCTCCTTGAGCGCCAGCGCCGCCCACGCGCCGCCCACGCCGTGCATGGCGGTGTAGACGATGGACAGCGTGTCGCTGCCCTTGCGGTACAAGCGCAGGTCCAGGATGGCGCGCAGGTACGCGTGGCCCACGTCCTCCGGCAGGTCGCGCCACAGCCCCTTCGCGCGCCCTTCCGCGGGCGTGAGCAGGGGGACTTCGTTGGCGGGCTCCACCTTCGCGATGGCGTCCGCGATGCCCACGTCCTGCGGCGGGACGATTTGCGCGCCGTTGCCCCAGTAGACCTTGTAGCCGTTGTACTCGGGCGGGTTGTGGCTGGCGGTCACCATCACCGCGGCGGCGGCGTTGAGGTGCAGCACGGCGAACGCGGTGACGGGCGTGGGCACCGGCTCCGGGAAGACGTGCGCGGGGATGCCCTCCGCGATGAACACGGCGGCGGTGTCCTCCGCCAGCTCCTTGCTCAAGCGGCGAGCGTCACGGCCCACCACCACGCCGCGCGTGGTGACGTCCGGCACGGTGGCCTTGAGGTAGCGCGCCAGGCCCGCGGTGGTGCGGCGCACGACGGCGCGGTTCATCCGGTTGGGGCCGGCGCCCAGCACGCCGCGCAGGCCGGCGGTGCCGAACTCCAGGTCCTGCGCGAAGCGGTCCGCCAGGTCCGCCCAGTCCGACTTCGCGAGCACATTGGCCAGCTCCGCCTGGGTCTCCGGATCCGGATCCGCCTTGCGCCAGGCCTCCGCCCGCTCCCTGAGTCCGGTCGTGTCCATCGCGCGTTGCCTCGTGGTTGAAGAGGGGCGTTCAGCCCTTGTAATCGGTGAGGTGCTTACGGCGCACCGGCCCCTTGGGGCCATCCTTGTTGTTCTGACACGCGACGCAGAACTCCGCGTAGGGCATGGCCTTGAGGCGGCCCATGGGAATCTCGTCGCCGCACTCCTCGCAGTCGCCGAAGGAGTCCGGGTCCTCGCGCAGCTTGCCCAGGGCCTTCACCACGCGCGCCAGCGTGCCGTCGGTGTTGCGGTTCCGGCTGGAGGCGATGGCCTGCATCATCTCGTTGAGGGGCTGCTCGTCCTCGTCGCCGCCCACGCGCGCCTCGTCGGTGCGGTTGGGCTCGATGCGCATGGGCGTCTTCCCGGTCAGCTCCGCGTGGAGCGCGAGCAACTGCTGCAGGAAGTCCTCTCGCTGCTTCGGGGTCACGGTGCGTGCTCCAGCAAGGTCAGTACTGCGCGGTGGAGATCTGCCCGGTGACGATGGCCACGGACGCGGAAGCACCCAGGCGGTTGGCGCCCGCGCGGATGAGCTTCACGGCGTCCTCGGCGGAGCGCACGCCGCCGGAGGC belongs to Corallococcus exiguus and includes:
- a CDS encoding phospho-sugar mutase, with amino-acid sequence MDTTGLRERAEAWRKADPDPETQAELANVLAKSDWADLADRFAQDLEFGTAGLRGVLGAGPNRMNRAVVRRTTAGLARYLKATVPDVTTRGVVVGRDARRLSKELAEDTAAVFIAEGIPAHVFPEPVPTPVTAFAVLHLNAAAAVMVTASHNPPEYNGYKVYWGNGAQIVPPQDVGIADAIAKVEPANEVPLLTPAEGRAKGLWRDLPEDVGHAYLRAILDLRLYRKGSDTLSIVYTAMHGVGGAWAALALKEAGFPRVTPVAEQQQPDGRFPTVRFPNPEEPGAMDLSIATADRVKADVVLANDPDADRLAVMARDASGKLRLLTGNEVGVLLGHYVLTQGTKRARPHVVTTIVSSTQLGEIARGLDAAYDEVLTGFKWIANRALERTAKEGTQFVFGYEEALGYTVGTATRDKDGVGAALVVADMAAWCQARGTTILGYLEEIQRRFGLHVGAQRNVTLPGAAGAQTIRAIMQAFRASPPANIGGTPVSSVRDYEKGEGGLPPSNVVAFVLEGGGRVTLRPSGTEPKIKYYFEHKETPAPGEPLPQARQRAEAKLAALIDAFLALARERGQPA
- a CDS encoding TraR/DksA family transcriptional regulator, which gives rise to MTPKQREDFLQQLLALHAELTGKTPMRIEPNRTDEARVGGDEDEQPLNEMMQAIASSRNRNTDGTLARVVKALGKLREDPDSFGDCEECGDEIPMGRLKAMPYAEFCVACQNNKDGPKGPVRRKHLTDYKG